DNA from Streptomyces sp. Edi4:
TTGGCGTTGGACGCGCCCCGTCTCGGCCACCGACATCGGCACCCCGAGCAGCAAGGCGGGGTCGGGATCGGTCAGGCCGAGCGCCCAGAACCCGCCGTCTTCGGCCGGTCCGAACCACGCCTCATCCGGCCGGGGCCCCTCCAGCGCGGGCGCGAGCAGCGCGGGGCCGACCTGCGGGGTGTCCATGCCGATCAGCAGCGTGGGACCTGAGCACGCGGCGAACGCAGCCGCGATCCGCTCGTCGAGGCCCCCCGCGCACTGAGGCATCACTTCGATGCCGGGCGGCAGCCACGGCCCCGGCTCGCCGTCGAGGACGAGCACCCTCCTGCGTACGGGAGCGGCGAGCACCGCGTCGAGGGTGTCGGCGAGTGACGCCTCGGCGATCCGGGCCGCTTCCTGGGGGGTGTACGGGGGAGTGAGCCGCGTTTTGACCCGGCCGGGAACGGGCGCCTTGGCGAGGACGAGCAGCGTGGTGCCCGAGGTCTGAGAGCGCTCTGAACGCGTCACCGGACCACCGCCGTCGCACGCGCCGCCACCGGCGGCTCGGCCAGCACCTGGCGCATGTCGTGCACCGCGTGCCAGGTGCCCCGCCAGGTGCCGGTGACCTTGGACTTGCCGGTGCGCGGCCGGTAGGCCACATCGTGTTCGGCCACCCGCCAGCCCGCGTCCGCCGCGCGCACCACCATTTGGAGCGGGTAGCCGCTGCGCCGGTCGGTGAGAGCGAGTCCGAGCAGGGCTTCGCGGCGCGCGGCGCGCAGCGGTCCGAGATCGCGCAGGCGCAGCCCGGTGCGTTGGCGCAGCATCCGTGCCAGTGCCAGGTTCCCCGCGCGCGCGTGCAATGGCCAGGCGCCCAGCCCCTGCGGCCTGCGCCGGCCGAGCACCAGGTCCGCCGCGCCGGACGCCACCTCCCCTACGTAGCGGACGAGCTCGGCTGGATCCAGGGAGGCGTCACAGTCGCAGAAGCAGACGAATTCGGCCTCGGAGGCGAGCAGCCCGGCGTGACAGGCGGCGCCGAAGCCGCGCCGGGGCTCATGCACCACCGTCGCGCCGAGAGCGCGTGCGACGTCGGGTGAACCGTCCGACGAGCCGTTGTCGACCACGACGGCCCGCCAGCCGTCCGGGATCCGGCCCAGCACCCAGGGCAGCGCCTCGGCTTCGTCGAGACAGGGCAGTACGACGTCCACGGTCACCGCACAGGGCGCGGCGGGGGATGCGGAAGTGGTTTCAGTCACGTGCTCACCGTACGAATTCAAACCGGGTAAAACGGACTTCGGGTTCTTACGAAACGCGGACATCCCCCACCCGGGGCCCACCTGGCGCAGACGGACGCCCCCGAGCGGTGCCACGCTGGGTGCCATGCACAGCATCGAGAGCCGCATCTTGGTCGTGGACGACGATCCGACCGTCGCCGAGGTCGTCACCGGCTATCTGGAACGGGCGGGCCACACCGTCGACCTCGCGATGGACGGCCCCGCCGCCCTGGGCGCGGCCGCCCGTTGCCGTCCCGACCTGGTCGTACTCGACCTGATGCTGCCCGGCATGGACGGCCTGGAAGTGTGCCGGCGGCTGCGCGCCGACGCCGCCGTTCCCGTCCCCGTGATCATGCTGACCGCGCGTGGCGACGAGGACGACCGCATCCTCGGCCTGGAGATAGGCGCCGACGACTACGTGACCAAGCCCTTCAGCCCGCGCGAACTGGTGCTCCGCGTCGAATCGGTGCTCCGCAGAGCCCACACCGCCTCCGCCCGTCCGGGGCCGCGTATGTCCCGCTCCGGCATCACCCTCGACCCCGCCGCCCGGACCGCATCCAAAGCCGGCACCGAACTCCCCCTAACCTTGCGGGAGTTCGACCTCCTCGCCTACCTTCTCGCCCGCCCCGGCGAGGCGATCTCGCGCGAGCGGCTGATGCATGAGGTGTGGGGCTGGGAGTTCGGTGACCTGTCCACGGTCACCGTCCATGTGCGCCGCCTGCGCGGAAAGATCGAGTCCGACCCGGCGAAGCCCGCCCTGATCCGCACGGTGTGGGGCGTCGGCTATCGCTTCGAGGCCGAACCGGACGCCCCCCTCCCCGAAACCCGGCCGCAGGCGCCCTCCGCCGTCGCGGACCCGCCCGCCGTCAACGACGCGCTCGCCACCTCCGCCCAGGCTGAGAGGCAGGTCGCTGCCGCGAAGGTGGTCGAAGCGGAGTCGGCTGCCGCGAAGGTGATCGACGTGCAGGTGGTCGACGTGCAGGCCGCCGTCGTACGGGGGACGGCCGGGCGGCCGAGTGCCGTGCGAGAGGTTGGCTCGCAGTGCACAGGCGCGCTCCAGTCCGTCGGTCTCCCCGTGCGGCACGCCGGCCCGCAGGCGACCGGTCCGCAGGCGTCCGGTCCGCAGGAGACTGGTCCCCAGTCGGCGGGTACGCAGGCGTCCGGCCCGCAAACGTCCGGCCCGCAAACGTCCGGCCCGGAAGCGTCCGGCCCGGAAGCGTCCGGCCCGCAAACGTCTGGCCCGCGGCGGGCGGGCCCGTGGTCGGGGGGCCGGCAGCGGGCGGAGGCGGACGTACCGCAGACCGGGCGGTGGCAGGACGAGGCCGGGGGCGAGGGCGGTTCTGGGGTGCCCGGCCCCGGCCCGCGTGAGAGCGCTCTCGAGAGGGACAGCGCTGAGGTCGGCATCCGCTCGGTCGGCCCCGGCAGGGAAGCTGGCGCAGAGGCGGCTGGGCCCGCGGGCCGGGGTTGTGCCGCCAGTCTGCCCGGTGCCACAGGGCTTGCCAGTGCCACCGCTCTCGGCAAAGGCGCCGCCAGCGACCCGAAGGCGGCTGTCATCGCGCTGGAGAGCGCTCTCAAGGAAGGCGCAGACCGTGGGTGACGTGCTGCTCATCGCCCTGTACGCGTTCCTCGGCGCGGCAGCCGCAGGCCTCGGCGGGGCGTTGGCGCTGCGTCTGCTGCGACACCGTTCGCTCACCGCGTCTGTGACCGTCGTAGCTGCCGTCGCCGTCCTCGCGATGCTGGCAGGCACGCTCGCCGTCGCCTGGGCGATGCTCTTGAACACCCACGACCTGACGGTGGTGACCGTGGTCGTCGCCATGGCGGCCGTCGCCTCCCTTGCGACCGCTCTCCTGCTCGGCCGCAGGGTCGTCGCGAGCAGCCGCCGCCTCGCCCTGGCCACCCGCTCCTTCGGTGACGGCGGCAGCTTCGACGCGCCCGTGGGTCCGACGACATCCGAACTGGCTGCGCTCAGCCGGGAGTTGGCGGCCACCAGCGCCAAGTTGACCGAGTCGCGCGAGCGGGAGCGGGCGTTGGAAACCTCGCGGCGCGAACTGGTCGCCTGGATCTCCCACGATCTGCGCACGCCGCTCGCAGGACTGCGCGCG
Protein-coding regions in this window:
- a CDS encoding glycosyltransferase family 2 protein, whose translation is MTETTSASPAAPCAVTVDVVLPCLDEAEALPWVLGRIPDGWRAVVVDNGSSDGSPDVARALGATVVHEPRRGFGAACHAGLLASEAEFVCFCDCDASLDPAELVRYVGEVASGAADLVLGRRRPQGLGAWPLHARAGNLALARMLRQRTGLRLRDLGPLRAARREALLGLALTDRRSGYPLQMVVRAADAGWRVAEHDVAYRPRTGKSKVTGTWRGTWHAVHDMRQVLAEPPVAARATAVVR